The Streptomyces laurentii region CTTCAACTACCCGACGCTGACCTGGGCCGACGTCGGCGCCATCGGCTGGCTCGTGGACGGCGCCGCGATCACCAACCAGGTCCCCCTGTGCCGCTGCTCCTACGGGCCGTACGCCCGCGCGATGGTCCGGGTCTGCAAGGAGGAGTCCTTCCACCAGCGCCAGGGATACGAGGCGCTGCTCGCCCTCTCCCGCGGCACCGAGGCCCAGCACGCCATGGCCCAGGACGCGGTGGACCGCTGGTGGTGGCCCTCCCTGATGATGTTCGGTCCGGCGGACGACGCGTCCACCCACTCCGCGCAGGCCATGGCCTGGAAGATCAAGCGGCACTCCAACGACGAGCTGCGGCAGCGTTTCGTCGACATCGCCGCCCCGCAGGCCGAGTCCCTCGGCCTCACCCTCCCCGACCCCGACCTGAAGTGGAACGAGGAGCGCGGGCACTACGACTTCGGCCCCATCGACTGGGACGAGTTCTGGGACGTCCTCAAGGGCAACGGGCCCTGCAACGACCAGCGGCTGACCACGCGGCGCCAGGCCCACGAGGACGGCGCGTGGGTCAGAGACGCCGCCGCGGCGTACGCCGGCAAGCACCAGCAGCACACGAACGCGCACGAGAACGGGGAGGCACGGGCATGACCACCGACGGATGGCCGCTGTGGGAGGTGTTCGTGCGCTCGCGCCGCGGACTGTCCCACACCCACGCCGGCAGCCTCCACGCGCCCGACGCGGAGATGGCCCTGCGCAACGCCCGCGACCTCTACACCCGCCGCAGCGAAGGCGTGTCGATCTGGGTCGTCCCCTCCAGCGCCGTCACCGCCTCCTCCCCGGACGAGAAGGACCCCTTCTTCGAGCCCGCCGCCGACAAGGCCTACCGGCACCCCACCTTCTACGAGATCCCGGACGGGGTGAAGCACCTGTGACCAGTCCCGGACTCGCCACCACCACCGACGCGCCCTCCGTCCCGGCCGCCGCGCTCCCCCTCGGCGACGACGCCCTCGTCCTCGCCCAGCGCCTGGGCGAATGGGCGGGCAACGCCCCCGTCCTCGAAGAGGAGGTCGCCCTCGCCAACATCGCGCTCGACCTCCTCGGCCAGGCCCGCGTCCTGCTCTCCCTCGCCGGCGACGAGGACGAACTGGCCTACCTCCGCGAGGAGCGCGCCTTCCGCAACTGCCAGCTCGTCGAGCAGCCCAACGGCGACTTCGCCCACACCATCGCCCGGCAGCTGTACTTCTCCACCTACCAGCGGCTGCTCTACGCCGAACTGGCCGCGGGCGACAGCCCCTTCGCCGGACTCGCCGCCAAGGCCGTCAAGGAAGTGGCCTACCACCAGGACCACGCCGAACACTGGACCCTGCGCCTCGGCGACGGCACCGACGAGAGCCACCACCGGATGCAGCGGGCCTGCGACGCCCTGTGGCGCTACACGGGCGAGCTGTTCCAGCCGCTCGACGGCCTCGCCCTCGACACCGAGGCGATGGAGCGCGCCTGGCTCGACTCGGTCGGCGCCGTCCTCGAACGGGCCACGCTCACCGTGCCCACCGGCGCCCGCACCGGCGCCTGGAGCGCGGGCGCCGGCCGCCAGGGACTGCACACCGAACCGTTCGGCCGCCTGCTCGCCGAAATGCAGCACCTGCACCGCAGTCACCCCGGAGCGTCCTGGTGACCACCGCCCACGACCCCGCCATCGCCCCGACCGCACTCGAAGCGGAGCTGGCCCGGATCGCCGGCGCCGTCCCCGACCCCGAGCTGCCCGTCCTCACCCTCGCCGACCTCGGCGTCGTGCGCGGCGTGCACCTCAAGGGCCCCGGCCGGGTCCAGGTCGACCTCACCCCGACGTACACCGGCTGCCCGGCCGTCGAGGCGATGTCCGCCGACATCGAGCACGCCCTCCACGAGCACGGCATACCCGAGGTTTCCGTCGTCACCGTCCTCACCCCCGCCTGGTCCACGGACGACATCAGCGAGGAAGGCCGCCGCAAACTCGCCGAGTTCGGCATCGCCCCGCCCCGGCCCCAGGGCCCGGCCGGCGGACCCGTCCCGCTCACCCTCGCCATCCGCTGCCCCCACTGCGGCTCCACCGACACCGAACTCCTCAGCCGCTTCTCCTCCACCGCGTGCAAGGCGCTGCGCCGCTGCGCCGCCTGCCGTGAACCGTTCGACCACTTCAAGGAGTTGTAGATGCCGACCCCCAGCACCGGACGGGCCGGATTCCATCCGCTCCGGGTGAGCGAGATCGAGCAGCTCACCGACGACTCCGTGGCCGTGACCTTCACCGTCCCGCCCGAGCTGAGCGACGCCTACCGCCACACCCCCGGACAGCACCTCGCCCTGCGCCGCTCCGGACAGCACGGCGAGGAGATCCGGCGTACCTACTCGATCTGCGCCCCGGCCCCCGCCGACGGCGAGCCCCCGGCCCTGAAGGTCGGCATCCGGCTGGTCGACGGCGGCGAGTTCTCCACGTACGCGCTCAAGGAACTCACCGTCGGCGACACCGTCGACGTCATGGAACCCACCGGCCGCTTCGTCCTCGCCCCGCGCCCCGGACACTTCGCGGCCGTGGTCGGCGGCAGCGGCATCACCCCGGTGCTCTCGATGGCCGCCACCCTGCTCGCCCGCGAACCCGAGGCCCGCTTCTGCCTCGTCCGCAGCGACCGCACCGCGGCCTCCACGATGTTCCTGGACGAGGTCGCGGAGCTGAAGGACCGCTTCCCCGACCGCTTCCAGCTCGTCACCGCGCTCTCCCGCGAGGAACAGCAGGCCGGGCTCCCCTCCGGACGGCTCGACCACGCACGGCTCACCGACCTGCTGCCCGCGTTGCTGCCCGTCGACGCGATCGACGGCTGGTTCCTGTGCGGCCCGTTCGGCCTCGTCCAGAGCGCCGAGCAGGCCCTGCGCGACCTCGGCGTCGACCGCTCCCGGGTCCACCAGGAGATCTTCCACGTCGACGACGGCTCGGCCCCCGCCCCGGCCCCCGCGGCGAACGCCCCCGCCGACGCCACGCTGACCGCCACCCTGCACGGCCGGTCCGGCAACTGGCCCGTCCAGCAAGGCGAAACGCTGCTCGAAACGGTGCTGCGCGCTCGGGCGGACGCCCCGTACGCCTGCAAGGGCGGCGTCTGCGGCACCTGCCGCGCCTTCCTCGTCTCCGGCGAGGTACGGATGGACCGCAACTTCGCCCTGGAGCCCGAGGAGACCGAGGCCGGCTACGTCCTGGCCTGCCAGTCCCACCCCGCCACCCCGGACGTCGAGCTCGACTTCGACCGCTGACCGGCCGCCGGCCGACCACCGCCGCGCCTGCCCGCCCATTCCCTTCCGCCTGCGGCTGCCCTATCTTGACGATCCGTCAGATCCGATTCCGTCGGATCAGCCGGATCCCGAGCCGGGGCAGCCAAGGGAAGGGCAGGACAGTGGACTTCACCTTCACCGAAGAACAACAGGCCGCCGCCGAAACGGCCCAGGCCGTCTTCGCCGACATCGCCCCCGACGCCGTACCCAGCCCCGCTCTCACACCGGGCGCCGTCGCCGACGACCTCGACCGTGCCCTGTGGGCCCACCTCGCCGCCACCGACCTGCTGGGCCTCGTCGTCGACCCCGCCCACGGCGGCTCGGGCCTCGACCCCATCGCGCTCTGCATCGTGCTGCGCGCATCCGCGCGGGCGCTCGCCCGCGTCCCCCTGCTGGAGACCGGCGCGGTCGCCCTCACCCTCCAGCGGTACGGCCCGGCCGCGACCGCCGCCGACCTGCTGCCCCGCGTCGCGCGCGGCGAACTCGTCCTCACCGCCGCCGCCCACGGCCGTACCGGCCACGACCCGGCACCACTCGCCGTCACCGCCCGCCGCGACACCACCGGCTGGACGCTCGACGGGCACACCAGCGCCGTTCCCTGGGCCCACCGGGCGGACCGCATCGCCGTCCCCGCGCACACCCCAGACGGCCGTACCGTCGTCGCCCTGGTGCCCGGCGACCACACCGGACTCACCCTGGCCGACCAGTACGGCACCCACGGCGAACTGCTCGCCGACCTCCGCCTCACCGATGTCCGGCTCGGCCCCGACGACGTCATCGACACCGACGGCGCCTGGTCCTGGCTGCACGGCCTCCTCGCCACCGGAACCTGCGCCCTCGCCCTCGGACTCGGCGAACAGGTCCTCGCGATGACCAGCGAATACACGGGCCGACGCGAGCAGTTCGGGCATCCCGTGGCCACGTTCCAGGCCGTCGCCGTCCAGACAGCCGACCGCTACATCGATCTGCGCGCCATGGACGTCACCCTCTGGCAGGCCGCCTGGCGGCTGGCGTCCGGCGCCACCACCGCGCTGCCCGCCGCCGCGGACATCGCCGTCGCCAAGATCTGGGCGGCGGAAGGGGTGCGCCGCGTCGTCCAGACCGCCCAGCACCTGCACGGCGGCTTCGGCGCCGACACCGACTACGTGCTGCACCGCTACCACGCCTGGGCCAAGTACCTCGAACTGTCCCTCGGCCCGGCCGCACGGCACGAGGAGGAACTGGGCGACCTCCTGGCCGCCCACCCCTTCGCCTGACCGGCCCACGAAGGGCCGAAAGCCGCTACAGCACCTGTGCGGGGCTGCCGCCGTCCGTCACCATCGGGCGCCCGGCACCGTCCCAGGCCTGCATGCCGCCGTCCACGTTCACGGCGTCGATGCCCTGGCCGACCAGGTACTGCGTGACCTGCGCGGACCGGCGGCCGGACCGGCACACCACGTACGCCCTGCGGCCGTCGCCCACCGCCTTGCTCACCACGTCGAAGCGGGCCACGAAGTCGCTCATCGGCACGTGCAGCGCGCCCTCGACGTGACCGGCCGCCCACTCGTCGTCCTCACGGACGTCCAGCACGAGGGCGTCGGCCGGAACGGAGGCCGCGTCGACCGACGGCAGCGGGGCGAAATTCATGGTCCAGGCCTTCCCTCGGCAACGTCGCGCCGCTCACGGGCGCACTGGTCACGAACCTACTGCACGAGCCCGGCGAGCTCCGCCTCGCGCTCGGCGACCTGGGCCCGCAGCTGCTCGGCGATCTCTTCGAGGAGCCGGTCCGGGTCGTCGGGCGCCATCCGCAGCATGGCGCCGATGCCGCTTTCCTCCAGCTCGCGCGCCACCCGCGACAGCATCTCCTTGCGCTCGGACAGCCACTCGAGGCGCGCGTACAGCTCCTCGCTCTCGCTGAGCCGCATCTCCGGCACGGGGCCGGCCGCCCACTCCTCGGTCAGGGCGCGCAGCTGGTTCTCGTCGCCGCGCGCGTAGGCCGCGTTGACGCGGGTGACGAACTCCTCGCGCCGGCGGCGCTCGGTCTCGTCCCTCGCGAGGTCCGGGTGGGCCTGCCGCACCAGGTCGCGGTACAGCTTGCGGACCTCGTCGGACGGCCGGACCCGCTTCGGGGGCTGCACCGGGCGGTCGGTGAGCATCGCGGCGGCTTCCTCGGACAGGCCCTCGGAGTCGATCCACTCGTGGAGGAGTTCCTCGACGCCGGGCAGCGGCGCCGCGGCGGCGCGCGCCTCCTGCGCCCGCCGCAGGTCCTCCGGGTCCCCGGTGCGGGCCGCCGTGGCCTCGGCGATCCGGGCGTCCAGCTCGTCGAGGCGCGCGTACATGGGGCCGAGCCGCTGGTGGTGCAGCCGGGAGAAGTTCTCCACCTCGACCCGGAAGGTCTCGACCGCGATCTCGAACTCGATCAGGGCCTGCTCGGCCACCCGTACGGCCTTCTCCAGCCGTGCCTCGGGCCGCTCGTCGGACTCGCCACTCACGCCCTGGTCCACGCTCACGTCCACGCCTGCCCACGTTCTCGATCCGGCTCGTCCGGACCACCCTACGACCCTTTTCGGGGGCCCTCCCCCCTCCCCTCCCTCCCCCTCCCCCCGATTTTTCGTGAAGCTCGTTCGCCCGGTGCCGGACCGCCACGCGGGACGACAGCACGGGACCGCGGCACGGAACGTCCCCGCCGTGCCACCGCGCGCGGAGTGCCGTCGCCGGACACCCCTGCCGAGCCGTCTGCGGCAGAGGCCAGCCGGGTGGCAGGCGCGGCGCAGCGTCCGTGGGCGTCAGGCACCGCACACCACCCGCCCGACCGGTCGCGCGACCACCGCCCGACCGCGCGCCGGAACGGTCGCGCGACCATCGTCGGCAGGCCCGTCCGGGGCGCCCGGGGCGCCCGTCGGCGGCTCCCCGGCTCCCCGGCTCCCGGGCTCCCCGGCTGCCCGTCGGCCGTCGTCAGACTCCGGTCTCGGCGGCTATGCGGCCGGTCCGTATGGCCGCCAGCATGTCGGCGTGGTCCGCGGTGGTCCGGTCCGCGTAGGTGACGGCGAAGGCCGCGACGGCGTCGTCGAGCTCCTCGTTCTTGCCGCAGTAGCCGGCTATCAGGCGCGGGTCCGCGCTGTGGGCGTGGGCACGGGCCAGCAGGGCACCGGTCATGCGGCCGTAGTCGTCGAACTGGTCGGCGGTCAGGGCGTTCGGGTCCACGCTGCCCTTGCGGTTGCGGAACTGCCGTACCTGGAAGTCGCGGCCCTGGACCGTCGTCCAGCCGAGCAGCAGATCGCTGACGACCTGCATCCGCTTCTGTCCGAGGACCACGCGCCGCCCCTCATGCCCGGCGTCCGGCACCGTGAAGCCGACGGCCGGCAGGTGGGGCAGCAGGGCGGACGGCCGGGCCTCCTTGACCTGGAGGACGAGCGGCTCGCCCCGGTGGTCGAGCAGCAGCACCACATAAGAGCGGGTGCCCACGCTGCCGGTGCCGACGACGCGGAACGCGACATCGTGGATGGCGTAGCGGGCGAGGAGCGGCAGCCGGTCCTCGGAGAGCGTCTCCAGGTACGGGCCCAGGGCCGTGGCGACGGCGGCCGCCTCCGCGTCGCCGACGCGCCGCAGCACGGGCGGTGCGTCGGCGAAGCGCCTGCCGCCGCCCTCCGCCTCGGCGACGGCCTCGGTGGACCGGGCCGCGAAGCGGGCGCTGGTGTTCTTGCGGGCCTTGGCCTGGACGCGTTCGAGAGTGCCGACGAGATCGCGGGCGTCGGTGTGGGAGACGAGTTCCTCGTCGGCGATGGCGTTCCACGCGTCGTGGACGGGGAGCCGGGCGAGCAGGCGCATGGTGCGCCGGTAGGCGCCGACGGTGTCGAAGGCGGCGGCCCGACAGGTGTCCTCGTCGGCGCCGGCTTCGCGGCCGGCGAGGACGAGGGAGGTGGCGAGCCGCTTGAGGTCCCATTCCCAGGGGCCGACGACGGTCTCGTCGAAGTCGTTGAGATCGATGACGAGACGCCCGCTGGCGTCTCCGTAGATCCCGAAGTTGGCGGCGTGGGCGTCGCCGCAGATCTGGGCGGGGACGCCCGTGACGGGGGAGCCGGTGAGGTCGTGGGCCATGAGGCCGGCGGATCCGCGCAGGAACGCGAAGGGTCCGGCCGCCATGCGTCCGACGCGGAGCGGGGTCAGCTCGGGCACCCGGTCCCGGCTGGACTCCTCGACGGCGCCGACGGCGCCGAGGCGCCCGGCGACGGGGAGCAGGGTGGCGTGCGCGGAGCGGGGGACCCGCTCCCGCAGCGCCTTGCCCCGCTGCTTGGCGGAGGCACCGGCCGCGGTGCCGGCCGCGCCCTCGACGCGCCGGGCGAACCCCGGGACGTGCGGGACGCGGACCGGCCCGCCGTCACCCGTCGTGCGGGTCTGCGCGCGCGGCCCCGGCACCGTTGTCGGTACCGCCGTCATGGTGTCGCCCATGGGACGTCCTCCCCCGTCGTTCGCCCGTCGTCCGCCGCCCCGACGTGATCGTCTTCGGCGACTGGTCCAGACGGTACAGCCGGTGCCCGCACCCCGTCTTCCCCTGTGGATAACCGCCTGTGGACAACGAGCGGAGCCGCCTCAGACGGCGACCGTCTCCTCCATCTCCTCCTCCGCCTCGGCGGCTTCGGCGGCCGAGGCGGCAGTCACCCCGGCGGTCACTTCGGAGGTCACTCCGGGGGTCACTCCGGCAGTCGCTCCGGCAGTCGCTCCGGCGACCGTTCCCGAGGCCACCACGGCACTCCCGGCCTCCGGGACCGCGGCGTCCCGGCGGCGCGCCTCGGTCCGGGCGGCGACGCAGGTGAGGCCGAGTCCGGCGACGGCCCACAGGGCGAGGACGAGGAGGTTGCCGCCGAGCCCGTGGCCGTCGAGGTAGACGTGGCCGCGGACGCCTTCGACGAAGCCGGCGCCGTTCCACCAGGCGTGCAGGGAGCCGAAGAAGCCGGGCTGGAGCTCCGGCCGGTAGATGCCGCCGGAGCTGGTGAAGTTCAGCATCACGAACAGCACCATCACGCCGAGCGTGGTCCAGCGCTTGAGGTAGGTGTGCAGTCCGATGCCGATCATCAGGATGCCCGCGCAGTACATCCAGGACATGGCCCACACCCCGGCGAGCCCGTGGTCGACGAGGTGGAAGACGGGCCCGGCGAGGACGGTGCCGACGACGCTGACGACAAGGGACATGCCCGCGGCGAGCAGGGCCCTGATCCGCATGGGCAGGACGCCTCCGGCACCGCCGATGACGGCGACCGAGGCGTAGGAGCCGATGCTCAGGGTGACGAGCAGGAAGAAGATGCCCTGGCCGGTGGGGTCGCCCGAGGAGACCGGGGCGACGTCGGTGACCTTCAGCGGTTCGCCCTGCTCGGCGGCGACCTGCGTGAAGACCGTCTCGACGGCCGTGGCGCTGGTGCCGGAGCCGGCGGAGGCCACGAGGAGTTCCGGGGCGCCGCCGTGCCCGGCGGGCAGGTAGGCGCCGAAGCTCGACTGCTCGCGCAGCGCGGTGGTGGCGGCGGCGCGGTCGGGGACGGTGCGTACGTCGAGCGCGCCGGCGCCCTTGTCCTGGAGGGTCTGGGCGAGGACCTGGGCCTGCGGCCCGGAGCCGACGATGTCGACGCGCAGGTCGTGGGGGTCCGGGGCGTGGAAGGCACCGAGGTAGGCGAGCCCCATGCCGAGACACATCAGCAACGGGGTGAGCAGATGGCCGAGGACGTGGCGCACCGCTCCCTGGGGAGTCGGTCCTGTGGACACCCGAACCTCCTATAGTTGGCTTTTACAACTTAATATCCGTTGTACTATACAACCAAATGGGTGGAGCGGCCGCTCACCCCGCCCCCCGGCACCAAGGAGCCACCATGAGCACCGGCGCGCGGGACGTCTCCCTCGACACCATCCAGCGGGAACTCACGGCCTTCGCCCGCCGCGCCCGGGCCACGGCGGCCCGGCTGCACCCGGGGCTCCCCCTGGTCTCGTACACGATCCTGGCCCACATCGACGACCGGAAGGGCTGCCGCGCCACCGACCTCGCGACCCACTACCTGCTCGACAAGTCCACGGTCAGCCGCCAGATCGCGAGCCTGGAGAAGCTCGGCCTGATCGAACGCCGGCCCGACCCGGACGACCACCGCGTCCAGGTGCTCCACCCCACCGAGGCGGGCAGCCAGGTCTTCGCCTCGACCCAGGCCAGCCGGCTCGCCGCCTACGAGGAGCGCCTCAAGGACTGGCCGGCCGAGGACCTCGCCGCGTTCGCCGCCTACCTGCTGCGCTACAACTCGGCGGACGACACCACCCTCCCCGAGGCGTAGACGCACCGCCTCCCGCCACCTCCCTCCGCCGCACCTCCCCCTCCGTTCCCGAGAACTGTTGTGCTGACTGTTCGTCACCATCCGCTCTCTGATAGTTGTTTCAGCGGGGTACGTGCACGGGCCCGGGGCAGCCGCCCTCCGGCGCTGCAGGGAGGACGACGTACATGGGCGCCACCACACGGGACGAGGTCCTCGCCGTCGAGCAGCGGGCGGTGGACCACGCGTACGACTGCTACACCGCGAAACTGGCCGAACTGAGCGGGAGTTCGGCGGCCGGTGCCTCGGCGAGCGGCAAGGACGGCATCGCCAACCGGGCCGCGCAGGAGGCACGCGCCGCCGCCTACGGGGGACTCGGCGACGAATCCCTCGTCTTCGCGCGCGTGGACGCGCCCGAGGAACCCGGAGCCGAACCCCGCCCCTGGTACGTCGGCCGCCGCAGCGTGCACGACGCCGCGCACGAGCCGGTGGTCCTGCTGTGGACCAGCCCGCTCGCGAAGAAGTGGACGGAGGCCCGGCCCGAGAGCCCGGGCGAGGTGGTCCTGCGACGCCGGCTGCGCTGCGTCCAGCGCCTCGTCGAGGGCTACTTCGACGAGATCGCGTCAGCCCGAGCCGTACCCGCCAACCCCTCCGTGCCGGACCTGCCGCCCGTACCGGACATGCCCTCCATGCCGTCCGTACCCGAGCCCCGCCGGTCCGACGACGACACCCGCGACCGTACGGAGAGTCCCGGCGAGGCGCCCGTCCCCGCCCCGGCCCACGCGAAACCGCGCACGCCCGCCCCCTCGGCGCCCACGCCCGCACCCTCGGCGCCCACGCCCGCACCCGAACCCACCCCCGTACCGACCCCCGGCGACCTGGCCCGGCGCGTACGCGTTCGCCAACGGCCGCTCCAGCCCGACGACTTCCTGCTGCGCGAACTCCAGCGCTCCCGCAGCGGCCGGATGCGCGACATCGTCGAGACCATCCGCCGCGACCAGATGGACCTGGTCACCGGCTCCCCCGCGGACATCCTCGTCGTCCAGGGCGGCCCCGGCACCGGAAAGTCCGCGGTCGGCCTGCACCGCGTGACCTGGCTCGTCGACAACGCGCACTTCAAGGCGCAGGACATCCTCGTCATCGGGCCCCACCAGCGGTTCCTCGACTACGTCGGCCAGGTCCTGCCCACCCTCGGCACCCGGGACGTCAACACCGTCCAGCTGGACCGCCTGTGGGAGGGCGAGATCCGCGGCACGGACTCCCTGCGGGCCCGGATCGTGAAGTCCGACGACCGCATGGCGGCCGTCCTGCGCCGCCGCGTCGAACACGACTACCGGCCCGAAGCCCTCGACGACCTCACCGTCGCGCCCGCCTTCGAGGGCGACGAACCCGCCGTCGTCGTCACCGCCGGCAGCACCACCCTGCGCGTCCCCCGCTCCGCGGTCCTCGCCCTCCTCGACCAGGCCCACGGCGGCGACGGCCCCTACCGGGAACGCCGCGACCGCTTCCGCGGCCTCCTCGTCGACCGCCTCCTCCAGGAACTCGCCGAGATCGCGCCCCGGCGCGGGCAGACCGGCACCATCCGCCGCGACCTGGAACGCAACCGCCGGGTCGAGCGCCTCGTCGAACGCGTCTGGCCGTCCCCCGGTCCCCGCGAGGCCCTGCGCACCCTCTACGACTCGCCCGACCTCCTGCGCGCCTGCGCCGACGGCCTCCTCGACGACACCGAGCAGGCCGCCCTGCTGCGTCCCCGTGCCGCCAGCGCCGACGCCGACCCGTGGACCCTCGACGACCGCGTCTGCCTCGAAGAACTCCGCGTCCTCGTCAGCGGCGACACCCCGCGCCGTTACGGGCACATCGTGATCGACGAGGCCCAGGACCTCACCCCCATGCAGGCCCGCGCCCTGCGCCGGCGCTGCGCGGTGGGCGGCTCCATGACGGTGCTCGGCGACCTGGCGCAGGCCACCGGGCCTCACCTCCCGGCGAGTTGGGACCGCACCGGAGCGCTCCTGTCCGACGACGGCGACTGGCGCGTGGCCGAACTCCACACCAGCTACCGCGTCCCCGCCGAGATCATGGAGTTCGTCGCCCCGCTCGCGCA contains the following coding sequences:
- a CDS encoding transcriptional regulator, marR family (MarR family; pfam12802;~Transcriptional regulator, MarR family [Streptomyces venezuelae ATCC10712];~Transcriptional regulators [Transcription]; COG1846;~identified by MetaGeneAnnotator; putative), producing the protein MSTGARDVSLDTIQRELTAFARRARATAARLHPGLPLVSYTILAHIDDRKGCRATDLATHYLLDKSTVSRQIASLEKLGLIERRPDPDDHRVQVLHPTEAGSQVFASTQASRLAAYEERLKDWPAEDLAAFAAYLLRYNSADDTTLPEA
- a CDS encoding rhodanese domain-containing protein (Rhodanese Homology Domain (RHOD); an alpha beta fold domain found duplicated in the rhodanese protein. The cysteine containing enzymatically active version of the domain is also foundin the Cdc25 class of protein phosphatases and a variety of proteins...; cd00158;~active site residue [active];~identified by MetaGeneAnnotator; putative;~rhodanese domain-containing protein [Streptomyces pristinaespiralis ATCC25486]), with amino-acid sequence MNFAPLPSVDAASVPADALVLDVREDDEWAAGHVEGALHVPMSDFVARFDVVSKAVGDGRRAYVVCRSGRRSAQVTQYLVGQGIDAVNVDGGMQAWDGAGRPMVTDGGSPAQVL
- a CDS encoding hypothetical protein (Hypothetical protein XNR_3046 [Streptomyces albus J1074];~Uncharacterized protein conserved in bacteria (DUF2252); pfam10009;~Uncharacterized protein conserved in bacteria [Function unknown];~identified by MetaGeneAnnotator; putative); amino-acid sequence: MGDTMTAVPTTVPGPRAQTRTTGDGGPVRVPHVPGFARRVEGAAGTAAGASAKQRGKALRERVPRSAHATLLPVAGRLGAVGAVEESSRDRVPELTPLRVGRMAAGPFAFLRGSAGLMAHDLTGSPVTGVPAQICGDAHAANFGIYGDASGRLVIDLNDFDETVVGPWEWDLKRLATSLVLAGREAGADEDTCRAAAFDTVGAYRRTMRLLARLPVHDAWNAIADEELVSHTDARDLVGTLERVQAKARKNTSARFAARSTEAVAEAEGGGRRFADAPPVLRRVGDAEAAAVATALGPYLETLSEDRLPLLARYAIHDVAFRVVGTGSVGTRSYVVLLLDHRGEPLVLQVKEARPSALLPHLPAVGFTVPDAGHEGRRVVLGQKRMQVVSDLLLGWTTVQGRDFQVRQFRNRKGSVDPNALTADQFDDYGRMTGALLARAHAHSADPRLIAGYCGKNEELDDAVAAFAVTYADRTTADHADMLAAIRTGRIAAETGV
- a CDS encoding hypothetical protein (DnaJ domain; pfam00226;~HSP70 interaction site [polypeptide binding];~Hypothetical protein XNR_3047 [Streptomyces albus J1074];~identified by MetaGeneAnnotator; putative), with translation MDVSVDQGVSGESDERPEARLEKAVRVAEQALIEFEIAVETFRVEVENFSRLHHQRLGPMYARLDELDARIAEATAARTGDPEDLRRAQEARAAAAPLPGVEELLHEWIDSEGLSEEAAAMLTDRPVQPPKRVRPSDEVRKLYRDLVRQAHPDLARDETERRRREEFVTRVNAAYARGDENQLRALTEEWAAGPVPEMRLSESEELYARLEWLSERKEMLSRVARELEESGIGAMLRMAPDDPDRLLEEIAEQLRAQVAEREAELAGLVQ
- a CDS encoding ATP-dependent DNA helicase (ABC transporter signature motif;~ATP-dependent DNA helicase [Streptomyces sp. Mg1];~Family description; cl15862;~H-loop/switch region;~P-loop containing Nucleoside Triphosphate Hydrolases; cl09099;~Walker B;~identified by MetaGeneAnnotator; putative); protein product: MGATTRDEVLAVEQRAVDHAYDCYTAKLAELSGSSAAGASASGKDGIANRAAQEARAAAYGGLGDESLVFARVDAPEEPGAEPRPWYVGRRSVHDAAHEPVVLLWTSPLAKKWTEARPESPGEVVLRRRLRCVQRLVEGYFDEIASARAVPANPSVPDLPPVPDMPSMPSVPEPRRSDDDTRDRTESPGEAPVPAPAHAKPRTPAPSAPTPAPSAPTPAPEPTPVPTPGDLARRVRVRQRPLQPDDFLLRELQRSRSGRMRDIVETIRRDQMDLVTGSPADILVVQGGPGTGKSAVGLHRVTWLVDNAHFKAQDILVIGPHQRFLDYVGQVLPTLGTRDVNTVQLDRLWEGEIRGTDSLRARIVKSDDRMAAVLRRRVEHDYRPEALDDLTVAPAFEGDEPAVVVTAGSTTLRVPRSAVLALLDQAHGGDGPYRERRDRFRGLLVDRLLQELAEIAPRRGQTGTIRRDLERNRRVERLVERVWPSPGPREALRTLYDSPDLLRACADGLLDDTEQAALLRPRAASADADPWTLDDRVCLEELRVLVSGDTPRRYGHIVIDEAQDLTPMQARALRRRCAVGGSMTVLGDLAQATGPHLPASWDRTGALLSDDGDWRVAELHTSYRVPAEIMEFVAPLAHAVAPGLPYPQAVREAGEDAVRTLETGPWKLLDDTVAQVSRLVGTSDGSTPRSVAVIVPDDSDWLDAITRRIDEDEGIGERHREAVSVLAAAQAKGMEYDHVLVVEPATIADRGPAGLRQLYVALTRSTQSLTVLHTAPLPEALTRPVEPPEPPEPPTPTAPEGQAENPAEDPTGRLPRIGTDIRVEVVDRAPGGRYKVRPLSPVLDRPLVLTVRHGSVPPRRGERLDCWVFANESNQTVLTADQRGRSPVSERMAGRYAEALGVLDELAAPTTPTTPTAPTAPTTPTAPTAHSDGAGPAGEVTDARGRLSELQGMANRVLRRDQADWVDVLHLLGDPDRDDLNALRDLAATANRALKDGTFDAGRLAADLAASGWAAPLADARRALQARTAAAADPTTPDDAAPEQKDNADMTTAGTSPAAPATTATPATPATAATPTIEAGLLGLLETAAGTDRTCKKHEAVRHALKASLLWADLQPSDSAIVDVSCVTPHGLFLYEALGAGHATYADLRAGATRLLEINHTLPAPADRLFLVLPEPPAETWSVGTLRDVFHVHVIWSTPTGGWDGERIGLALGSAAE
- a CDS encoding hypothetical protein (Hypothetical protein XNR_0727 [Streptomyces albus J1074];~YhgE/Pip C-terminal domain; TIGR03062;~identified by MetaGeneAnnotator; putative) produces the protein MSTGPTPQGAVRHVLGHLLTPLLMCLGMGLAYLGAFHAPDPHDLRVDIVGSGPQAQVLAQTLQDKGAGALDVRTVPDRAAATTALREQSSFGAYLPAGHGGAPELLVASAGSGTSATAVETVFTQVAAEQGEPLKVTDVAPVSSGDPTGQGIFFLLVTLSIGSYASVAVIGGAGGVLPMRIRALLAAGMSLVVSVVGTVLAGPVFHLVDHGLAGVWAMSWMYCAGILMIGIGLHTYLKRWTTLGVMVLFVMLNFTSSGGIYRPELQPGFFGSLHAWWNGAGFVEGVRGHVYLDGHGLGGNLLVLALWAVAGLGLTCVAARTEARRRDAAVPEAGSAVVASGTVAGATAGATAGVTPGVTSEVTAGVTAASAAEAAEAEEEMEETVAV